The following coding sequences are from one Planctomycetaceae bacterium window:
- a CDS encoding cysteine hydrolase family protein produces MIGPIKLRRKRILVDVDTQNDLLVATGANCIKNHRRVLMNIRRIVAWARIKGIKSVSTVLSKPQHNGDKFCIVGSQGIKKISYTLRGKRVVFNADNSTDLPRDIFSHYEQVILSKRVEDPFEEPRAERILTELKADEFIVIGAPAEGAVSPTVLGLLQRGKRVVVITDAIGVYDRKNAEVAFRKWQAKGAILLETKDLAGATHLKTAGICTCKICKLTEKELQAQASA; encoded by the coding sequence ATGATTGGACCAATAAAATTACGACGCAAACGTATATTGGTTGACGTTGATACCCAGAATGATTTGTTGGTTGCCACCGGCGCCAACTGCATTAAGAATCACCGTCGTGTCCTGATGAATATCCGCAGAATTGTTGCCTGGGCACGAATAAAAGGTATCAAATCTGTTTCTACTGTACTATCTAAACCACAACACAATGGCGACAAATTTTGCATTGTCGGCTCGCAGGGCATCAAAAAAATTTCATACACACTTCGCGGCAAGAGAGTTGTTTTTAACGCGGATAACTCTACAGATTTGCCAAGGGATATATTTTCTCACTATGAGCAGGTAATATTAAGCAAACGTGTTGAAGACCCGTTTGAAGAACCGCGTGCGGAAAGAATTCTGACCGAGTTGAAGGCGGACGAATTTATCGTAATCGGCGCACCAGCCGAAGGCGCTGTTTCACCAACAGTTCTTGGCCTTTTGCAGAGAGGCAAAAGGGTGGTTGTCATTACCGATGCGATTGGCGTTTACGACCGAAAGAACGCAGAAGTCGCGTTCCGCAAATGGCAGGCCAAAGGTGCGATTCTGCTGGAGACAAAGGATTTAGCCGGCGCTACACATCTCAAAACGGCCGGGATATGCACTTGCAAAATCTGTAAACTGACCGAAAAAGAACTCCAGGCACAGGCCAGCGCGTAA